The following proteins come from a genomic window of Ferrovibrio sp. MS7:
- the ccmA gene encoding heme ABC exporter ATP-binding protein CcmA has translation MTLAVENLAVVRGERQLFKGVGFALAPGEALLLRGPNGSGKSSLLRLLAGFLQPAQGRVAWQGQDIAGDNEAYRAGLLYLGHADAVKPQVTAEDNLVYWGRLSGLDAEPARQRAQEVLEQAGLGRQRRLPGRYLSAGQKRRLGLARLLLRPASLWLLDEPTNALDTAAIQWLGAALARHRAAGGIVLMASHVDVPLPSARSLGLPDGTLTAGAGI, from the coding sequence ATGACCTTGGCGGTGGAAAATCTGGCGGTGGTGCGTGGCGAGCGCCAGCTCTTCAAGGGCGTCGGCTTCGCGCTGGCGCCGGGCGAGGCTTTGCTGCTGCGCGGGCCCAATGGCAGCGGTAAATCCAGCTTGCTGCGCCTGCTTGCCGGCTTTCTCCAGCCTGCCCAGGGCCGGGTTGCCTGGCAGGGCCAGGATATTGCCGGCGATAACGAGGCCTATCGCGCCGGCCTGCTCTATCTCGGCCATGCCGATGCCGTGAAGCCGCAGGTGACGGCAGAGGACAATCTCGTTTACTGGGGCCGACTCAGCGGCCTGGATGCGGAACCCGCCCGCCAGCGCGCCCAGGAGGTTTTGGAACAGGCCGGTCTGGGCCGCCAGCGCCGGCTGCCGGGGCGCTATCTTTCGGCAGGCCAGAAGCGGCGTTTAGGCTTGGCGCGGCTGCTGCTGCGCCCGGCCAGCCTGTGGCTGCTGGACGAGCCGACCAATGCCCTGGATACCGCCGCTATTCAATGGCTTGGCGCGGCTTTGGCCCGGCATCGCGCCGCCGGCGGCATCGTGCTGATGGCCAGCCATGTGGATGTGCCGCTGCCCTCGGCCCGCAGCCTTGGCCTGCCGGATGGAACCCTGACCGCCGGGGCAGGGATATGA
- the ccmB gene encoding heme exporter protein CcmB, translating to MSTFLAIVGRDLRLGLGAQGAALTTLLFFVLAVSLFPLGVGPEPQLLSRIAPGVIWVAALLAAQLSLDRLFQADHEDGTLDLLAQTPLPLSLVVAAKILAHWLGTGLPLALIAPLLAILLQMDMSALPTLLLALLLGTPSLSLIGAIGAALTLGARRGAILVPLLTLPLLVPVLIFGVGAVEAAAFGLSPKPHLLLLGAFLAGAAVLSPLAGAAAVKLALE from the coding sequence ATGAGTACCTTTCTGGCCATCGTCGGGCGCGACCTGCGCCTTGGCCTGGGGGCGCAGGGGGCGGCGCTCACCACATTGTTATTCTTCGTCCTGGCGGTCAGCCTGTTCCCGCTCGGCGTCGGCCCGGAGCCGCAATTGCTGTCGCGGATCGCGCCCGGCGTGATCTGGGTGGCGGCTTTGCTGGCGGCGCAATTGTCGCTCGACCGGCTGTTCCAGGCCGACCATGAGGATGGCACGCTGGACCTGCTGGCGCAGACGCCGCTGCCGCTCAGTCTTGTGGTCGCGGCCAAGATCCTGGCGCATTGGCTCGGCACCGGCCTGCCGCTGGCGCTGATCGCGCCATTGCTGGCCATTCTGCTGCAAATGGATATGAGCGCGCTGCCCACCCTGCTGCTGGCCTTGCTGCTCGGCACGCCATCCTTGAGCCTGATCGGCGCCATCGGCGCGGCGCTGACCCTGGGGGCCCGGCGCGGCGCCATCCTGGTGCCGCTGCTCACCCTGCCGCTGCTGGTGCCGGTGCTGATTTTCGGCGTCGGGGCCGTGGAGGCGGCCGCTTTCGGCCTGTCGCCGAAGCCGCATCTGCTGCTGCTTGGCGCCTTCCTGGCCGGGGCAGCGGTGCTCAGCCCGCTGGCCGGGGCGGCGGCGGTGAAACTGGCCTTGGAATGA
- a CDS encoding heme ABC transporter permease, with protein MHYLANPARFLRLMAAIRPWAAAVAVLCLGLGFGWGLLYSPPDYQQGETVRIMYLHVPAAWMSLFIYAGMALASAAALIWRHPVAELAAKASAPVGAAFTLICLITGSLWGKPMWGTWWVWDARLTSMLILFFIYLGYMALWEAFDDPQRAGRAAAILALVGAVNLPVIKFSVDWWNTLHQPASVLTLSGPKIHSDILWPLLLVAIGCKAYYLWLLSLRVRAEILARQARMLRFAAAGEGAAG; from the coding sequence ATGCATTATCTTGCCAACCCCGCCCGCTTCCTGCGCCTGATGGCGGCGATCCGGCCCTGGGCCGCCGCTGTGGCGGTGCTGTGTCTGGGCCTAGGCTTCGGCTGGGGCCTGCTCTATTCGCCGCCGGATTATCAGCAGGGCGAGACCGTGCGCATCATGTATCTGCATGTGCCGGCCGCCTGGATGAGCCTGTTCATCTATGCCGGCATGGCGCTGGCCTCGGCGGCGGCGCTGATCTGGCGGCATCCGGTGGCGGAACTCGCTGCCAAGGCTTCTGCCCCGGTGGGCGCGGCCTTCACGCTGATTTGCCTGATTACCGGCTCGCTCTGGGGCAAGCCGATGTGGGGCACCTGGTGGGTCTGGGATGCCCGGCTCACCTCGATGCTGATCCTGTTCTTCATCTATCTCGGCTACATGGCGCTGTGGGAGGCCTTCGACGACCCGCAACGCGCGGGCCGCGCCGCCGCCATCCTGGCCCTGGTGGGGGCGGTGAACCTGCCGGTGATCAAATTCTCCGTCGATTGGTGGAACACGTTGCATCAGCCGGCCAGCGTGCTGACGCTTTCGGGGCCGAAAATCCACAGCGATATCCTGTGGCCGCTGCTTTTGGTGGCGATCGGCTGCAAGGCCTATTACCTCTGGCTGCTGAGCCTGCGCGTCCGCGCCGAAATCCTTGCCCGCCAGGCCCGCATGCTGCGTTTCGCCGCAGCCGGGGAAGGGGCCGCCGGGTAG
- the ccmD gene encoding heme exporter protein CcmD, whose protein sequence is MYWSSLSDFFAMGGHAGFIWPAFAIGFAVLGGLALLSRRALGEAERELAEARKEAGRDA, encoded by the coding sequence GTGTACTGGTCCAGCCTCAGTGACTTTTTCGCCATGGGCGGCCATGCCGGATTCATCTGGCCGGCCTTCGCCATCGGCTTTGCCGTGCTTGGCGGTCTCGCCCTGCTGAGCCGCCGCGCGCTCGGCGAGGCTGAACGCGAACTGGCCGAGGCGCGCAAAGAAGCGGGCCGCGATGCGTAG
- the ccmE gene encoding cytochrome c maturation protein CcmE, whose protein sequence is MTRKRKRLFAVLALVAGLGVAAALVLTAFSDNLVFFHSPSDVVEKHLPADKRFRVGGLVEQGSVKRDGLVTDFVVTDLKHSVAIRYTGMLPDLFREGQGIVADGRLDRQGRFIASEVLAKHDENYMPPEVADALKKSGQWQHAGPGQHAGEGKPK, encoded by the coding sequence GTGACGCGTAAACGCAAGCGGCTGTTTGCCGTGCTGGCGCTGGTGGCGGGCCTGGGCGTGGCTGCCGCCCTGGTGCTGACTGCCTTTTCCGACAACCTGGTATTCTTCCACTCGCCCAGCGATGTGGTGGAAAAGCACCTGCCTGCCGACAAGCGGTTCCGCGTTGGCGGCCTAGTGGAGCAGGGCAGCGTGAAACGCGATGGCCTGGTCACCGATTTCGTCGTTACCGACCTGAAGCATTCGGTGGCGATCCGCTATACCGGCATGCTGCCCGACCTGTTCCGCGAGGGCCAGGGCATCGTCGCTGATGGCCGGCTCGACCGCCAGGGCCGCTTCATCGCCTCCGAAGTGCTGGCCAAGCATGACGAGAATTACATGCCGCCGGAAGTGGCTGACGCTTTGAAGAAGTCGGGCCAATGGCAACATGCCGGACCGGGGCAGCATGCCGGCGAGGGTAAGCCGAAATGA
- a CDS encoding heme lyase CcmF/NrfE family subunit — protein sequence MIAELGHFALILALALAVAQGTLPLIGAARGIAPWINLAPSAAMGQALFTAFAFGCLTYAYVTSDFSVMNVAQNSHTLKPMLYKISGVWGNHEGSLLLWQLILAVFGAAVAIFGAPLPGTLRARVLSIQGLIGVGFLLFILLTSNPFDRLLPAPLEGKGLNPLLQDPGLAFHPPFLYLGYVGFSVAFSFAIAALIEGRVDPAWARWVRPWTLAAWIFLTIGIAMGSWWAYYELGWGGWWFWDPVENASFMPWLAGTALLHSAIVVEKREALKSWTVLLAILTFSLSLLGTFLVRSGVLNSVHAFATDPTRGLFILIFLGIVVGGSLALYAWRAPALSSVGIFAPISREGALVLNNLLLAVATGAVLLGTLYPLALDAIASQKVSVGPAYFNSVFIPLMAPLCAAIAVGPLLAWKRGDLAAALGRLGFAGGAAILGLLLALWLRGDGPWLSLLGLALGAWLGVGALTEWASRIKLFQASPSESLNRARHLPRAAWGMTVAHLGVAVMILGITVSETWQIEKQLVMKAGEVVTVGPVQYRFLGVQPVQGPNYLANQGRFELLRDGKVVDLLLPSQRRYQQPPMETTEAAIRPSLFADLYAVVGEGDAQRGHAVRLYWKPMVSWIWLGALVMAFGGLLSLSDRRHRVGVPKSQRRPQSVPAAAE from the coding sequence ATGATCGCCGAGTTGGGTCATTTCGCGCTGATCCTGGCGCTGGCGTTGGCGGTGGCGCAAGGCACCCTGCCGCTGATTGGTGCTGCGCGCGGTATCGCGCCGTGGATTAACTTGGCGCCTTCGGCGGCCATGGGCCAGGCGCTGTTCACCGCCTTTGCCTTTGGTTGCCTCACCTATGCCTATGTCACCTCCGATTTCTCGGTGATGAACGTGGCGCAGAATTCCCACACGCTGAAGCCGATGCTCTACAAGATCAGCGGCGTGTGGGGGAACCATGAAGGCTCGCTGCTGCTGTGGCAGTTGATCCTCGCCGTGTTCGGCGCTGCCGTCGCGATATTCGGCGCGCCTTTGCCCGGCACCCTGCGCGCCCGCGTGCTCAGCATCCAGGGCCTGATCGGTGTCGGCTTCCTGCTGTTCATCCTGCTCACCTCCAATCCCTTCGACCGCCTGTTGCCGGCGCCGCTGGAAGGCAAGGGGCTGAACCCGTTGCTGCAGGATCCCGGCCTCGCCTTCCATCCTCCCTTCCTCTATCTCGGTTATGTCGGTTTCTCGGTCGCCTTCTCCTTTGCCATCGCGGCGCTGATCGAGGGCCGCGTCGATCCGGCCTGGGCGCGCTGGGTGCGGCCCTGGACGCTCGCCGCCTGGATCTTCCTCACCATCGGCATCGCCATGGGCTCCTGGTGGGCCTATTACGAACTCGGCTGGGGCGGCTGGTGGTTCTGGGACCCGGTGGAGAACGCTTCCTTCATGCCCTGGCTGGCTGGCACGGCCTTGCTACATTCCGCCATCGTGGTGGAAAAGCGCGAGGCGTTGAAAAGCTGGACCGTGCTGCTCGCCATCCTCACTTTTTCGCTCAGCCTGCTCGGCACCTTCCTGGTCCGCTCCGGCGTGCTCAATTCGGTGCATGCCTTCGCCACCGATCCGACACGCGGCCTGTTCATCCTGATCTTCCTCGGGATCGTCGTCGGCGGCAGCCTGGCGCTCTATGCCTGGCGCGCGCCGGCATTGTCGAGCGTCGGCATTTTCGCGCCGATCAGCCGCGAGGGCGCCCTGGTGCTCAACAACCTGCTGCTCGCGGTGGCCACTGGTGCGGTTTTGCTAGGCACGCTCTATCCGCTAGCGCTGGATGCCATCGCCAGCCAGAAGGTTTCAGTTGGCCCGGCCTATTTTAACAGCGTGTTCATTCCCTTGATGGCGCCGCTCTGCGCGGCCATCGCGGTCGGCCCGCTGCTGGCCTGGAAGCGTGGCGATCTTGCCGCCGCGCTCGGCCGGCTGGGCTTCGCCGGCGGTGCCGCCATTCTCGGCCTGCTGCTGGCGTTGTGGCTGCGCGGCGATGGCCCCTGGCTCTCGTTGCTCGGCCTGGCGCTTGGTGCCTGGCTTGGCGTCGGCGCCCTTACCGAATGGGCCTCGCGCATCAAGCTGTTCCAGGCATCGCCCTCCGAGAGCCTGAACCGCGCCCGCCATCTGCCGCGCGCCGCCTGGGGCATGACGGTGGCGCATCTTGGCGTCGCGGTGATGATTCTCGGCATCACCGTATCGGAAACCTGGCAGATCGAGAAGCAACTGGTGATGAAGGCCGGCGAGGTCGTCACCGTCGGCCCGGTGCAATACCGCTTCCTCGGCGTGCAGCCGGTGCAGGGGCCAAACTACCTCGCCAACCAGGGCCGTTTTGAATTGCTGCGCGACGGCAAGGTGGTGGACCTGCTACTGCCATCGCAGCGCCGCTACCAGCAGCCGCCGATGGAAACCACCGAGGCCGCGATCCGGCCGTCGCTGTTCGCCGATCTCTATGCCGTGGTCGGCGAGGGCGATGCCCAGCGCGGCCATGCCGTGCGGCTCTACTGGAAGCCGATGGTGTCCTGGATCTGGCTTGGCGCCCTGGTGATGGCCTTCGGCGGCCTGCTGTCGCTTTCCGACCGCCGCCATCGTGTCGGTGTGCCGAAATCGCAGCGCCGCCCACAATCAGTTCCGGCAGCGGCAGAGTAA
- a CDS encoding DsbE family thiol:disulfide interchange protein, with translation MMRYLPFVLFIIIGIGLAIGLTLNPREIPSALIGKPVPEFSLPPVQGRSDGLSSADLKTGEASLVNVFASWCLPCRVEHPLLLQLSRQGVPVHGLNYKDEPQAVARWLDDLGDPFKRTGADRDGRVSIDWGVYGVPETFVVNGTGQIICKHIGPLSDFDVVNKIKPAVEAARAGKPVPAETKC, from the coding sequence ATGATGCGCTATCTGCCCTTCGTCCTGTTCATCATCATCGGCATTGGCCTGGCCATCGGCCTCACGCTCAATCCGCGCGAGATTCCCTCTGCCCTGATCGGCAAACCGGTGCCGGAATTCTCCCTGCCGCCAGTGCAGGGCCGCAGCGATGGCTTGAGCAGTGCCGATCTCAAGACCGGCGAGGCCAGCCTGGTCAACGTGTTCGCCTCCTGGTGCCTGCCTTGCCGTGTCGAGCATCCGTTGCTGCTGCAGCTCAGCCGCCAGGGCGTGCCGGTGCATGGCCTGAACTACAAGGACGAGCCACAGGCGGTGGCGCGCTGGCTCGACGATCTCGGCGACCCGTTCAAGCGCACCGGTGCCGACCGCGATGGCCGTGTCAGCATCGACTGGGGCGTCTATGGCGTGCCGGAGACTTTCGTGGTCAATGGCACCGGCCAGATCATCTGCAAGCATATCGGCCCGCTCAGCGACTTTGATGTGGTGAACAAGATCAAGCCGGCAGTGGAAGCCGCGCGTGCCGGCAAGCCGGTGCCGGCCGAAACCAAATGTTGA
- a CDS encoding cytochrome c-type biogenesis protein has translation MLKQLGFLLLLLLALPASAQHLEPTLTDPAAEARARQLSKDLRCLVCQNQSIEESNAPLARDLRRLVRERILAGDSDQAVLDYLVARYGEWVLLTPRFNQRTLLLWIGPGLLLLAGAAAVFALHRRNRRAMAEAKPATPLSADESKRVTELLQRGEP, from the coding sequence ATGCTGAAGCAACTCGGTTTCCTTCTGTTGCTGCTGCTGGCGCTGCCCGCATCGGCGCAGCATCTTGAGCCGACGCTGACCGATCCGGCCGCCGAGGCCCGCGCGCGGCAATTGTCCAAGGATCTGCGCTGCCTGGTCTGCCAGAACCAGTCGATCGAGGAATCCAATGCCCCGCTGGCACGCGACCTGCGCCGCCTGGTGCGCGAGCGCATCCTGGCTGGCGATTCCGATCAGGCGGTGCTGGATTATCTGGTGGCGCGCTATGGCGAATGGGTGTTGCTCACGCCACGCTTCAACCAGCGCACCCTGCTGCTATGGATTGGTCCCGGCCTGCTGCTGCTGGCCGGCGCTGCCGCCGTCTTCGCCCTGCATCGCCGCAACCGCCGTGCCATGGCCGAGGCCAAGCCGGCCACGCCGCTTTCCGCCGATGAGAGCAAGCGCGTCACCGAACTGTTGCAACGCGGGGAACCTTAA
- the ccmI gene encoding c-type cytochrome biogenesis protein CcmI, whose translation MLWLGIALLLAVALAFLLWPWLSRRRGATARKAHDLAVYRAQLDEIAQEVARGTLSEAEANNARVEIQRRLLRADAAPDEAAVSRAFTPGVMIGTGLLLALLPVGAVGLYAALGRPDAARLLPAVQQAELEHQRAERRELDVLVDRLRQRLEAEPNRADGWLLLGRTLMNMGRYGESADAFNRLVALQPQDAEAQAFLGEAYVFGNDGAVTREARVAFERVLQIEPGHPGAAYYMGMAKLQDGDTRAAFADWLALARSAEPDAPWLPMLRARLAELAPRLGADLAQLLPPLAAAPVQPGPAQPGPTREQMEAAQAMSAEDRAAMIRSMVDRLAERLKDNPDDAEGWVRLGRAREVLNDKPAAIEAYTKALALLPANLPQRAEVEGRLRVLKP comes from the coding sequence ATGCTGTGGCTTGGCATTGCCCTGCTGCTCGCCGTGGCGCTGGCCTTCCTGCTCTGGCCCTGGCTCAGTCGCCGCCGTGGCGCCACTGCGCGCAAGGCCCATGATCTAGCAGTCTATCGCGCCCAGCTTGATGAGATTGCCCAGGAAGTGGCACGCGGCACCTTGAGCGAGGCGGAAGCCAACAACGCGCGCGTGGAAATCCAGCGCCGCCTGCTGCGTGCCGATGCCGCGCCCGATGAGGCGGCGGTCTCCCGGGCATTCACGCCGGGTGTAATGATCGGCACCGGGCTGTTGCTGGCCTTGCTCCCGGTTGGTGCTGTCGGCCTTTATGCTGCGCTGGGGCGGCCGGATGCGGCGCGGCTGCTGCCGGCGGTGCAGCAGGCCGAGCTTGAGCACCAGCGCGCCGAGCGCCGCGAACTGGATGTGCTGGTGGATCGCCTGCGCCAGCGGCTTGAAGCGGAACCGAACCGCGCCGATGGTTGGCTGCTGCTCGGCCGCACGCTGATGAATATGGGCCGCTATGGCGAGTCCGCCGATGCCTTCAACCGGCTGGTGGCGTTGCAGCCGCAGGATGCCGAGGCGCAGGCCTTCCTCGGCGAGGCCTATGTTTTCGGCAACGATGGCGCTGTGACGCGCGAGGCGCGGGTCGCCTTCGAGCGGGTGCTGCAGATCGAGCCGGGGCATCCTGGCGCGGCCTATTACATGGGCATGGCCAAGCTGCAGGATGGCGACACGCGTGCTGCCTTCGCCGATTGGCTGGCATTGGCACGTTCGGCCGAACCCGATGCGCCCTGGCTGCCGATGCTGCGTGCCCGCCTGGCTGAACTGGCGCCGCGCCTGGGCGCCGACCTGGCGCAACTGTTGCCGCCGCTGGCTGCCGCTCCGGTTCAGCCAGGGCCGGCGCAGCCCGGCCCGACACGCGAGCAGATGGAAGCGGCGCAGGCGATGTCGGCGGAGGACCGTGCGGCGATGATCCGCTCCATGGTGGATCGCCTGGCCGAACGCCTGAAGGATAATCCCGACGATGCCGAGGGCTGGGTGCGGCTTGGTCGCGCCCGCGAAGTGCTGAACGACAAGCCTGCCGCCATCGAAGCCTATACCAAGGCCCTGGCCCTGCTGCCGGCTAACCTGCCGCAGCGGGCGGAAGTGGAAGGCCGCTTGCGGGTCTTAAAACCCTAA
- a CDS encoding ABC transporter substrate-binding protein has translation MSSRRTILAALLAAGLAAAIPAAAQAQSKDKASIASLAFVSSAPIFIAKERGYFDAEGIDLEIKIFNAAQAIAVAVAGGDADFGITAFTGGFFNLAGKGALKVIAAQSREEKGYNFVAYVAGKKAYDDGFRNPKDFAGKSVAVTTIGSSFHYNLGMLADKYGFKLDSVQMKPVQSIPNMMAALAGGQVDATILPANNALKLQADGAGTIIGWVADHTPWQLGALFTSTKNVEGKRPLVERFVRAYQKGLADYADAFLAKDAAGNRVFGPKAEAAFPILEKWVEPKPSYDVVKVSANFMDPQGRLLVKNIYDQVAWNQAQGLVDKTVDAKQFLDLSFVKDHLDLPK, from the coding sequence ATGTCGTCGCGCCGTACGATTCTCGCCGCCTTGCTCGCGGCGGGCCTTGCTGCTGCCATTCCTGCCGCCGCCCAGGCCCAGTCGAAAGATAAAGCTTCCATCGCTTCGCTCGCCTTCGTCTCCTCGGCGCCGATCTTCATTGCCAAGGAACGCGGCTATTTTGATGCCGAGGGTATCGATCTCGAAATCAAGATTTTCAACGCCGCCCAGGCGATTGCCGTGGCGGTGGCCGGCGGTGATGCCGATTTCGGCATCACCGCCTTCACCGGTGGCTTCTTCAACCTCGCCGGCAAGGGGGCGCTGAAGGTGATTGCGGCGCAGAGCCGCGAGGAGAAGGGCTATAATTTCGTCGCCTATGTCGCCGGCAAGAAGGCTTATGACGACGGCTTCCGTAACCCGAAGGATTTTGCCGGCAAGAGCGTCGCCGTCACCACCATCGGTTCCAGCTTCCACTACAATCTCGGCATGCTGGCCGACAAATACGGCTTCAAGCTCGATAGCGTGCAGATGAAGCCGGTGCAGTCGATCCCCAACATGATGGCGGCGCTTGCCGGCGGCCAGGTGGATGCCACCATCCTGCCGGCCAACAATGCATTGAAGCTGCAGGCCGATGGTGCCGGCACCATCATCGGCTGGGTGGCCGATCACACCCCGTGGCAGCTTGGCGCGCTGTTCACCTCGACCAAGAATGTGGAAGGCAAGCGGCCGCTGGTGGAGCGCTTCGTGCGCGCCTACCAGAAGGGCCTGGCCGATTATGCCGATGCCTTCCTGGCCAAGGATGCCGCCGGCAACCGCGTGTTCGGGCCCAAGGCTGAAGCCGCCTTCCCGATCCTGGAAAAGTGGGTGGAGCCGAAGCCGAGCTACGACGTGGTGAAGGTTTCCGCCAACTTCATGGACCCGCAGGGCCGCCTGCTGGTGAAGAACATCTACGACCAGGTGGCCTGGAATCAGGCCCAGGGCCTGGTCGACAAGACGGTCGATGCCAAGCAGTTCCTCGACTTGAGCTTCGTCAAGGATCATCTCGACCTGCCGAAGTAA
- a CDS encoding ABC transporter ATP-binding protein — MQVVLRQVGHAYGDLPVLDGISFAVAPGETVALIGPSGCGKSTLLNLVGGLLELQQGSIDLVGTPPPGCLNPLTFVFQDFALLPWRSVAGNVALALEHHNLSKAERTARIDEVLALCGLSDFAHVLPKQLSGGMRQRVGIARAIAVKPAVLLMDEPLSALDAQTRELLMEDLLAIWSRERTTTLYVTHNLAEAVRLADRVVVLSRRPGQIKAVVDIPVPVAERGAATHAAQLQAMQAELWQLIKSEAQVADREMQHDAG, encoded by the coding sequence ATGCAAGTGGTGTTGCGGCAGGTCGGCCATGCCTATGGCGACCTGCCGGTACTGGATGGCATTTCCTTCGCGGTGGCGCCGGGCGAGACGGTGGCACTGATCGGCCCATCCGGCTGCGGCAAGTCGACGCTGCTCAATCTGGTTGGCGGCCTGCTGGAATTGCAGCAGGGCAGCATCGATCTGGTTGGCACGCCGCCGCCCGGTTGCCTCAATCCGCTCACCTTCGTGTTCCAGGATTTCGCATTGCTGCCCTGGCGCAGCGTTGCCGGCAATGTCGCGCTGGCGTTGGAGCATCACAATCTGAGCAAGGCTGAACGCACCGCCCGCATCGACGAGGTGCTGGCGCTGTGTGGCCTCAGTGATTTCGCCCATGTGCTGCCGAAGCAGCTTTCCGGCGGCATGCGCCAGCGCGTCGGTATCGCGCGCGCCATCGCCGTGAAGCCCGCCGTGCTGCTGATGGACGAGCCGCTTTCCGCGCTGGATGCCCAGACGCGCGAATTGCTGATGGAAGACCTGCTCGCCATCTGGAGCCGCGAGCGTACCACCACGCTCTATGTAACGCATAACCTGGCCGAAGCCGTGCGGCTGGCCGACCGCGTGGTGGTGCTGTCGCGCCGACCCGGCCAGATCAAGGCGGTGGTTGATATTCCGGTGCCGGTGGCCGAGCGCGGTGCCGCCACCCATGCGGCGCAATTGCAGGCGATGCAGGCGGAACTCTGGCAGTTGATCAAGTCCGAAGCCCAGGTGGCAGATCGCGAGATGCAGCATGACGCCGGATAA
- a CDS encoding ABC transporter permease, whose amino-acid sequence MTPDKTHKSVPFRGGGFVPGVKRWAPWLAFAVIIALWEVASLTRLLPALFMPAPHEVISALRDLLASGRFMAHISASLQRVLIGWLLGTSAGLVVGFLMGVFTLARSVGLPVVSALFPIPKIALLPLLILWFGIGEPSKYATIALGVFFPTVVSTFSAVDNVPRNLIRMAQSFGLSTPSIIFKVVFPGAMPGILAGFRISSSIALILLVSAEMIGTQVGIGAFILGAGNLMQTDQLVAGVVLLSLLGLTISALLSAAEKFLLRWR is encoded by the coding sequence ATGACGCCGGATAAGACGCACAAATCCGTGCCGTTCCGCGGCGGTGGCTTCGTCCCTGGCGTGAAGCGCTGGGCCCCCTGGCTGGCCTTCGCCGTGATCATCGCACTATGGGAGGTGGCTTCGCTGACGCGCCTGCTGCCGGCCCTGTTCATGCCGGCGCCGCATGAGGTGATCAGCGCGCTACGTGATCTGCTGGCCTCGGGCCGTTTCATGGCCCATATCAGCGCCTCATTGCAGCGCGTATTGATCGGCTGGCTGCTCGGCACTTCCGCCGGCCTGGTGGTCGGCTTCCTGATGGGTGTGTTCACGCTCGCGCGCTCGGTTGGCCTGCCGGTGGTTTCGGCGCTGTTCCCGATCCCGAAGATCGCCCTGCTGCCGCTGCTGATCCTGTGGTTCGGCATCGGCGAGCCGTCGAAATACGCCACGATTGCCTTGGGTGTGTTCTTCCCCACGGTGGTTTCCACCTTCTCGGCGGTGGATAACGTGCCGCGCAACCTGATCCGCATGGCGCAGAGTTTTGGCCTCTCGACGCCAAGCATCATCTTCAAGGTGGTGTTCCCCGGCGCCATGCCGGGCATTCTCGCCGGCTTCCGCATCTCGTCCTCCATCGCCCTGATCCTGCTGGTTTCCGCCGAGATGATCGGCACCCAGGTCGGCATCGGCGCCTTCATCCTGGGTGCCGGCAACCTGATGCAGACGGATCAGCTTGTCGCCGGCGTGGTGCTGCTGTCGCTGCTTGGCCTGACAATTTCCGCTTTGCTTTCGGCGGCGGAAAAATTTCTGCTGCGCTGGCGATGA